The bacterium genome includes a window with the following:
- a CDS encoding transposase, with protein QKMSSIISDYIVEEFFSPFRADKADMQRVFESGMLEVQRELRPRGPRVDFPGAVHHVYARGIEKRPIYLDDVDRKTFLDRIGKNLPKWGMRCLAWSLMPNHFHLLLQSDKGYLSSFMHCLLTGYSIRFNGRHQRVGHLFQNRYKSPVVCKDGYFRDVVRYIHLNPVRSEIVRSIDELEEYPWTGHRRIIRGGPPAWQDTGLIKLEFDDPRDATGWVRMYRDYIEKIPDGTFDAYVFEDGITEWDVTPPASIGLQEYMKSDSYKVFADLLQRIAAANGIPATEVCGGRGYTAVRARRTLLRECKSRLNISIVQLSRWLGVSQSAARYLLNSDNCDLR; from the coding sequence ACAAAAGATGTCAAGCATTATTAGTGACTACATTGTGGAGGAATTTTTTTCGCCTTTCCGGGCCGATAAAGCCGACATGCAAAGAGTTTTCGAATCAGGAATGCTCGAAGTTCAGCGGGAACTTCGGCCTAGAGGACCAAGAGTCGATTTCCCTGGTGCCGTACACCACGTTTACGCCCGCGGAATTGAAAAACGCCCAATTTATCTCGACGATGTGGATCGGAAAACTTTCCTTGACCGCATCGGGAAAAATCTGCCGAAATGGGGGATGCGCTGCCTCGCATGGTCTCTGATGCCGAATCACTTTCACCTTCTATTACAAAGCGATAAGGGATACCTTTCTTCTTTCATGCACTGCTTGCTGACGGGATATTCGATTCGGTTCAACGGGCGACACCAGCGTGTAGGGCACCTCTTCCAGAATCGCTACAAATCACCGGTAGTTTGCAAGGATGGCTATTTTCGTGATGTCGTCCGGTACATCCATCTCAATCCCGTCCGTTCGGAAATCGTACGATCCATTGACGAGCTTGAGGAGTATCCCTGGACGGGTCACCGCCGCATCATCAGAGGTGGTCCGCCCGCTTGGCAGGACACTGGCCTGATAAAATTGGAATTTGACGATCCCCGGGACGCGACTGGATGGGTACGAATGTATCGGGATTATATCGAGAAAATACCAGATGGAACGTTTGATGCGTACGTCTTTGAAGATGGGATTACGGAATGGGACGTGACCCCACCTGCTTCGATTGGCCTCCAAGAGTACATGAAATCGGATTCATACAAAGTCTTTGCCGATCTTCTCCAGCGGATTGCGGCGGCGAATGGCATCCCTGCAACAGAGGTGTGCGGCGGCAGGGGATACACAGCGGTACGGGCCCGAAGAACGCTCCTTCGGGAATGCAAATCGCGCTTGAATATATCCATCGTCCAACTTTCCCGTTGGCTCGGAGTTTCTCAAAGTGCCGCACGGTACTTGTTGAATTCCGACAATTGCGACTTGAGGTGA